In the Paenibacillus sp. genome, CGCGGAAGGCTTCAGCCCTCCACGCCTTCCGTTTGGATTCAGCCTTATAACGGCTGGCATGAACGATTCAGCAGAAAGGAGTGTCAGCTTTGGAATTTGTATGGACTTCAACCGTCATTACGATCGTGGCGTTCGTGCTGCTGTACTTGCTGTTGAACAAGTACGCGTTCGGTCCGTTATTTAATATTATGGAACAGCGCAAGCGTCTTGTCCTCGGCGAGCTGGAGCAAGCGGAAGCGAACCGCAAGGAGAGCGCAGCGCTTCTCGAGGAGCAGCGCAAAGCGATCGAGCAAGCCCGCAAGGAAGCTCAAGACATCGTCGAGCAAACGCGCAAAGTCAGCGCGAAAACGGCGGAAGACATCGTCGAGGCGGCGAAGAGCGAGGCAGCGCGTTTGAAAGAATCCGCGGTGCAGGACATCGTCAACGAGCGCAACCAAGCGATCGCCGAACTGCGCAAGCAAGTGGGCGAAATGTCCGTCAAGATCGCTACGAAGATTATCGAGAAGGAAGTCGACTCGAAATCGCAAGATGAGTTGATCGATAAGTATCTGAAAGAGGTCGGAAGCCGATGAGCGGCATGGGAGTAGCGGCTAAGCGCTACGCGAAAGCCCTGTTCGCCGTCGCTCAGGAGAAAGGTCTCGTCGAAGAGACGAAGGCGCAATTGGACGCCGTCGTCGACGCACTGACGAGCAGCTCTGACATTCAGGCGTTCCTCGAGCATCCGAATATCGCAGCTTCGAAGAAGAAGGAAGCGATTCGGACGGCGATCTCCGGGAAAGTGAACGAGTACGTGCTCCAAACGGTCCAGCTTCTCGTCGACCGCGGCCGCGCCGCGGCGATCGGTCCGGTACGCGACGCGTACGCCGCGATTGCTGACGAAGCGCTCGGACGAGCCGTGGCTTCCGTCGCGTCGGCGTTCGAACTGACGGCCGAGCAGCAGCAGGACATCGCGAGCAAGTTCAGCGCCATTACAGGCAAGCAAGTAACGGTCGAATCCGTCGTAGACCCGTCGCTTCTCGGCGGCATCCGCGTGCGGATCGGCGATACATTGTACGACGGCAGCTTGGCGACCAAGCTGGCGGAGCTTGAAAGATCGTTTAATCACGCAAGATAGGGGTGAAGGTTCGTTGAGTATCAGACCCGAAGAAATCAGCACGCTCATTAAGCAGCAGATTGAACAATATCAGTCCGAAGCTCAAGTGACGGAAGTCGGCACGGTCATCCAAATCGGGGACGGCGTTGCGCGCGCGCACGGACTTTCGAACGTTATGGCCGGCGAGCTGCTCGAATTCGAGAACGGCACCGTAGGCTACGCATTGAACCTGGAAGAAGATAACGTCGGTATCGTTATCTTGGGTCAATACCACGACATCAAAGAAGGTCAGCAAGTGAAGCGGACCGGCCGCATCATGCAGGTTCCGGTCGGCGAAGCGCTGCTCGGCCGCGTCGTTAACCCGCTCGGCCAGCCGCTCGACGGCAAAGGCCCGATCAACACGACGGAAATGCGGAACGTCGAATCCCCGGCTCCGGGCGTTATCGACCGGAAATCGGTTCACGAGCCGATGCAAACCGGCATCAAAGCGATCGACGCGATGATCCCGATCGGCCGCGGCCAGCGGGAATTGATCATCGGCGACCGCCAAACGGGGAAAACGTCGATCGCGATCGACACGATCCTCAACCAAAAGAACACCGACGTGCTTTGTATCTACGTCGCTATCGGCCAGAAGCAATCGACGGTTGCTCAAGTCGTCGAGACGCTTCGCAAGCATGGCGCGATGGATTACACGATCGTCGTCAACGCAGGCGCTTCCGAGCCGGCACCGATGCTGTGGCTTGCACCGTACGCGGGCGTTGCGATGGGCGAGTACTTCATGTACAAAGGCAAGCACGTATTGATCATCTATGACGACTTGACGAAGCAAGCGGCGGCATACCGCGAGCTGTCCCTGTTGCTCCGCCGCCCGCCGGGCCGCGAAGCGTATCCGGGCGACGTCTTCTACTTGCACTCCCGTTTGCTGGAGCGCGCGGCGAAGCTGAGCGATGCGCTCGGCGCAGGTTCGATTACGGCGCTGCCGTTCATCGAAACGCAAGCTTCCGACGTATCGGCGTACATCCCGACGAACGTCATCTCGATCACGGACGGCCAGATCTTCTTGGAAGCCGACCTGTTCTACTCCGGCCAGCGTCCGGCGGTCAATACGGGTATCTCCGTATCCCGCGTCGGCGGTTCGGCGCAGATCAAGGCGATGAAGAAGGTTGCGGGCACGCTCCGTCTCGACCTGGCGCAATACCGCGAGCTCGCGGCGTTCGCGCAGTTCGGTTCGGATCTCGACAAATCGACGCAAGCTCGCCTCACGCGGGGCGCGCGCACGATGGAAATCTTGAAGCAAGGCGTTCACGAGCCGATGCCGGTCGAGAAGCAAGTCGTCAGCATCTACATTGCGACGAAGGGCTTCCTGGACGACATTCCGGTTGGGGACGTACTGCGCTTCGAGAAGGAATTCCATGGCTACGTCGATGCGAACTATCCGCAAATCTTCGGCGCGATCCGAGACACGAAGGACCTGAGCAAGGACACCGAAGCACTCATTACCGAAGCGGTGGAAAAGTTCAAAAAGGGCTTCTCCGTTTCGGCGTGAGCGCGGAAGGGGCGTGACTAAGCATGGCTAAAGGGATGCGCGATATTAAGCGCCAAATCAAAAGCATTCAAAATACGAAGCAGATCACGAAGGCGATGGAAATGATCGCGGCCGCTCGCCTCAAGCGGGCCCAAGACGCCGCGCAGTCGGCTCGCCCGTATGCGGAAAAGCTTCGCGAAGTGATCGGTGCGATCGCAGCCGCCGGCGGCGCGTCGCACCCGATGCTGGAGAAGCGTCCGATTAAGCGGACGGGTTACATCGTCATCACGTCCGACCGGGGTCTCGCTGGCGGCTATAACGCCAACCTGCTCCGGAAGGTGCTGCTTACGATTCGCGAGAAGCATAAGTCCAACACGGACGAGTTCATGATGTTCGTGATCGGCCGCAAAGGCCGCGACTTCCTGCGCCGTCGGGAAATCCCGATCGCGTTCGAGAAAACGGGCCTGACGGACTTCCCTCGCTTCTCGGATATTAAAGAAGTGGCGGCAAGCGCCGTCAAAGCGTACGAAGAAGGCACCGTCGACGAGCTCGTGCTCGTGTACAACGAGTTCATCTCGGCGATCGCGCAGCGCCCTGTCGACAAAGTGCTCCTTCCGCTCGGCGAGACCGAGCAGAAGAGCGGCGCAACGGCGGCCTACGAATTCGAGCCTTCCCCGGAAGTCGTGCTGCAGCACATTCTCCCGCGTTACGCGGAGACGCTTGTGTACAGCGCGGTGCTCGAGGGCAAAGCGAGCGAATTCGGCGCTCGGATGACGGCGATGAGCAGCGCGACGAAAAACGCGACGAAGTTCATCAACACGCTCACGCTCCAATACAACCGTGCGCGTCAGGCGTCGATCACGCAAGAAATTACGGAAATCGTAGCGGGCGCGAACGCGCAAGGCTAACGATTGCGTTATGGTTCGGAGCCGGCAACAGGCTCATAAGATGCAAGGAGGGACAACGATGGTTAAAGGACGCATTCTTCAGGTCTTGGGTCCGGTTGTCGACGTCGAATTCGAACGCGGCCAACTTCCCGAGATCTCCAATGCGGTAAAATTGTTTCGCTCGGGCGAAACGGAAGCGTCGGTAACGGCGGAAGTCGCTGTTCACCTCGGCGATAACGTCGCACGGACGATCGCGATGTCCTCGACGGACGGACTCGTCCGCGGCGGCGAAGCGGTCGATACGGGCGCTCCGATCTCCGTACCGGTCGGCGCGGCGACGCTCGGCCGCGTATTCAACGTACTCGGCGAGCCGATCGACAACGCGGGCGAAGTTTCCCGCGACAAGGTGCTCCCGATTCACCGCGAAGCCCCGCATTTCTCGGAATTGTCCACGCAAGCGGAAATTCTCGAAACGGGCATCAAGGTTATCGACTTGCTCGCACCGTACGCGAAGGGCGGTAAAATCGGCCTCTTCGGCGGCGCCGGCGTAGGCAAGACGGTCTTGATCCAGGAGCTTATCAATAACATCGCGCAAGAGCACGGCGGTATCTCCGTATTCGCCGGCGTTGGCGAGCGTACCCGCGAAGGGAACGACTTGTACCACGAGATGAGCGATTCCGGCGTTATCGGCAAAACGGCGATGGTGTTCGGACAAATGAACGAGCCGCCGGGCGCGCGTCTCCGCGTTGCTTTGACGGGCCTCACGATGGCCGAATTCTTCCGCGACGAAGAAGGCCGCGACGTTCTGCTGTTCGTCGACAACATCTTCCGGTTCACGCAGGCCGGTTCCGAAGTAT is a window encoding:
- the atpF gene encoding F0F1 ATP synthase subunit B; this encodes MSALEFVWTSTVITIVAFVLLYLLLNKYAFGPLFNIMEQRKRLVLGELEQAEANRKESAALLEEQRKAIEQARKEAQDIVEQTRKVSAKTAEDIVEAAKSEAARLKESAVQDIVNERNQAIAELRKQVGEMSVKIATKIIEKEVDSKSQDELIDKYLKEVGSR
- a CDS encoding F0F1 ATP synthase subunit delta, which gives rise to MSGMGVAAKRYAKALFAVAQEKGLVEETKAQLDAVVDALTSSSDIQAFLEHPNIAASKKKEAIRTAISGKVNEYVLQTVQLLVDRGRAAAIGPVRDAYAAIADEALGRAVASVASAFELTAEQQQDIASKFSAITGKQVTVESVVDPSLLGGIRVRIGDTLYDGSLATKLAELERSFNHAR
- the atpA gene encoding F0F1 ATP synthase subunit alpha, giving the protein MSIRPEEISTLIKQQIEQYQSEAQVTEVGTVIQIGDGVARAHGLSNVMAGELLEFENGTVGYALNLEEDNVGIVILGQYHDIKEGQQVKRTGRIMQVPVGEALLGRVVNPLGQPLDGKGPINTTEMRNVESPAPGVIDRKSVHEPMQTGIKAIDAMIPIGRGQRELIIGDRQTGKTSIAIDTILNQKNTDVLCIYVAIGQKQSTVAQVVETLRKHGAMDYTIVVNAGASEPAPMLWLAPYAGVAMGEYFMYKGKHVLIIYDDLTKQAAAYRELSLLLRRPPGREAYPGDVFYLHSRLLERAAKLSDALGAGSITALPFIETQASDVSAYIPTNVISITDGQIFLEADLFYSGQRPAVNTGISVSRVGGSAQIKAMKKVAGTLRLDLAQYRELAAFAQFGSDLDKSTQARLTRGARTMEILKQGVHEPMPVEKQVVSIYIATKGFLDDIPVGDVLRFEKEFHGYVDANYPQIFGAIRDTKDLSKDTEALITEAVEKFKKGFSVSA
- the atpG gene encoding ATP synthase F1 subunit gamma, whose translation is MAKGMRDIKRQIKSIQNTKQITKAMEMIAAARLKRAQDAAQSARPYAEKLREVIGAIAAAGGASHPMLEKRPIKRTGYIVITSDRGLAGGYNANLLRKVLLTIREKHKSNTDEFMMFVIGRKGRDFLRRREIPIAFEKTGLTDFPRFSDIKEVAASAVKAYEEGTVDELVLVYNEFISAIAQRPVDKVLLPLGETEQKSGATAAYEFEPSPEVVLQHILPRYAETLVYSAVLEGKASEFGARMTAMSSATKNATKFINTLTLQYNRARQASITQEITEIVAGANAQG
- the atpD gene encoding F0F1 ATP synthase subunit beta, translated to MVKGRILQVLGPVVDVEFERGQLPEISNAVKLFRSGETEASVTAEVAVHLGDNVARTIAMSSTDGLVRGGEAVDTGAPISVPVGAATLGRVFNVLGEPIDNAGEVSRDKVLPIHREAPHFSELSTQAEILETGIKVIDLLAPYAKGGKIGLFGGAGVGKTVLIQELINNIAQEHGGISVFAGVGERTREGNDLYHEMSDSGVIGKTAMVFGQMNEPPGARLRVALTGLTMAEFFRDEEGRDVLLFVDNIFRFTQAGSEVSALLGRMPSAVGYQPTLATEMGQLQERITSTKKGSVTSIQAIYVPADDYTDPAPATTFAHLDATTNLERKISELGIYPAVDPLASSSRILTPEVVGQEHYEVAQGVKRLLARYKELQDIIAILGMDELSDEDKVTVARARRVQRFLSQNFHVAEQFTGMPGKYVPVKETVRSFKAILDGGYDDLPEAAFLYVGTIEEAVEKAKTL